A single genomic interval of Microbulbifer variabilis harbors:
- the tssE gene encoding type VI secretion system baseplate subunit TssE, which produces MAREKRLLAPVLDRLLESSSKVNVHQSHQILRQLREGVRRDLEYLFNTRYRCISPPSELRHLDESNINYGLPDLSTVNLSSLDSRKQFCRDIEKTILHFEPRIRSVKVTTQDKVDVEDPSIRFRVEAVLHVNPASEVIVFDSALNPVTQMVDVSEIM; this is translated from the coding sequence ATGGCAAGAGAAAAAAGACTGTTAGCCCCAGTGCTAGATCGACTACTTGAATCATCTAGTAAAGTAAATGTTCACCAATCCCATCAGATTTTACGCCAGCTACGTGAGGGGGTTAGGCGTGACCTGGAATATTTATTTAATACACGTTATCGCTGTATTTCACCACCATCTGAACTGCGGCACTTGGACGAGTCAAATATAAATTATGGTCTGCCAGATCTGTCTACTGTCAATTTATCCTCATTAGACAGTCGAAAACAATTCTGCCGGGATATTGAGAAGACAATTTTACATTTTGAACCAAGAATTCGCTCTGTAAAAGTTACCACTCAAGATAAGGTAGATGTGGAAGATCCCAGCATACGTTTTCGTGTAGAAGCAGTATTGCATGTTAATCCTGCATCTGAGGTTATCGTATTTGACTCTGCCTTAAACCCGGTAACACAAATGGTAGACGTGTCTGAGATTATGTAA
- the tssF gene encoding type VI secretion system baseplate subunit TssF — protein MSEKLIDLYERELAFIQQTSAEFARMHPAAASRLQLDADTVDDPLVGRLLSGFAYMNARVQQKLSDDFPELTDAMLETLYPHYLRPIPSCAIVQFEPDSDLDAITQVDAKTLLESDSFQGQTCRFTTCYPVEINPFQPVSASLMPRPFIAPGCNEIQGANAVLKLSLKALSPDLSFAEMNPEKIRFFLRGQATHVYSLYDLLLTKCVKLVVANGESDPKPTFLSPEDICQVGMNVEEGLLPYPDTAFIGYRLLTEYFAFPEKFLFLDIENLQGALNDSYADTLNLYFYLSETHEELEKQLVPSMFALGCTPVINLFKQSADPIPLTHTQYEYHVIADARRSDGLEIYSIDEVAATDGDGETTKYRPFYGIKHSQHHAEQSAFWFSRRREVIEGEHRNEQASEVDLSLVDLDFNPHRINDQTLDIKLTCCNRNLPKKLPSGNSQPYLEVVDGDVPAKRISCVVAPTATLRPPRRERGYWKLISHLNLNHLSLSGSQGCDALKEIFRLYDFRDSASTRNLIESLLKLNTKPITAPIQIDQSVVLCRGTEVEIELDSMMLTGTSPLLFASIIERFLGLYCSINSFTKLIATMSGRDGELKRWPPRAGEKALL, from the coding sequence ATGAGTGAAAAATTAATAGATCTCTATGAGCGAGAGCTCGCATTTATTCAGCAAACATCCGCTGAGTTTGCACGTATGCACCCTGCAGCTGCATCACGACTGCAGTTAGATGCAGATACAGTAGATGATCCGCTTGTGGGGCGTTTGTTGTCTGGTTTTGCATATATGAATGCCAGGGTTCAACAAAAACTTAGTGATGATTTCCCTGAACTTACAGATGCAATGCTGGAAACATTGTATCCACATTATTTACGACCCATTCCATCATGTGCGATCGTTCAATTTGAACCGGATTCAGACCTTGATGCAATAACGCAGGTTGATGCAAAAACGTTATTGGAAAGTGACAGCTTTCAGGGACAAACTTGCAGGTTTACAACTTGTTATCCGGTGGAAATTAATCCGTTTCAACCGGTCAGTGCAAGCTTAATGCCACGCCCGTTTATTGCTCCTGGTTGTAATGAGATTCAGGGAGCAAACGCCGTTCTTAAGCTCTCCCTTAAAGCTTTGAGTCCTGACCTGAGCTTTGCGGAGATGAATCCCGAAAAAATAAGATTCTTCTTGCGTGGTCAAGCGACACATGTGTATAGCCTCTATGATCTGCTTTTAACCAAATGTGTAAAGCTGGTTGTGGCAAATGGAGAGAGTGATCCAAAACCGACTTTTCTATCCCCAGAGGATATTTGCCAGGTCGGGATGAATGTAGAAGAAGGTTTACTACCATATCCAGATACAGCATTCATCGGTTACAGGTTGCTTACCGAATATTTTGCTTTTCCAGAAAAATTTCTCTTCTTGGATATTGAAAATTTACAGGGGGCTTTGAATGATAGTTATGCAGATACATTGAACCTGTATTTTTATCTTTCAGAGACGCATGAGGAACTGGAAAAACAATTGGTTCCAAGTATGTTTGCACTCGGCTGTACGCCTGTTATTAATTTATTTAAGCAGAGTGCAGATCCTATACCGCTCACCCATACCCAGTATGAATATCATGTTATAGCAGATGCTCGTCGTAGCGATGGACTGGAAATATATTCTATTGATGAAGTGGCTGCCACAGATGGTGATGGTGAAACCACTAAATATAGACCTTTCTACGGGATTAAGCATAGCCAACACCACGCGGAACAGTCAGCATTTTGGTTCAGTCGGCGTCGTGAAGTTATAGAAGGGGAGCATCGCAATGAGCAGGCTTCCGAAGTTGATTTGAGTCTCGTCGATTTAGATTTCAATCCGCACAGGATTAATGATCAAACACTCGATATTAAATTAACTTGTTGTAATCGGAATCTGCCTAAGAAGTTACCCAGTGGCAACTCTCAACCTTATCTTGAAGTAGTTGATGGTGATGTCCCAGCGAAACGAATTAGCTGTGTTGTGGCACCAACAGCGACATTGAGGCCTCCGAGAAGAGAGCGAGGCTACTGGAAGCTGATATCACACCTGAACTTGAATCATCTATCCTTATCTGGAAGTCAGGGATGTGATGCCCTCAAAGAAATTTTCAGACTGTATGATTTTAGGGATTCAGCCAGTACCCGTAATTTGATTGAATCTTTATTAAAGCTGAATACGAAACCCATTACTGCTCCTATCCAGATTGATCAAAGCGTCGTTCTTTGTCGGGGAACTGAGGTAGAAATTGAACTTGACTCGATGATGCTCACTGGCACTAGCCCTTTATTATTTGCCAGCATCATTGAACGTTTTCTTGGCTTATATTGTTCTATTAATTCATTTACTAAATTGATTGCTACCATGAGTGGCAGAGATGGAGAACTTAAAAGATGGCCACCTCGCGCCGGCGAAAAAGCTTTACTGTAA
- the tssG gene encoding type VI secretion system baseplate subunit TssG, which produces MATSRRRKSFTVIERLRREPYHFEFYQAVRILERAVSLADGGFCDEPIASAAPPAKEMVRFSAQTGLSFIGSDVLRLEKKTSNNVEIQDKEVSQWHMEVGFTGLIGSQGVMPYYLTEIVQKELRENNTALRDFLDMFNHRHTSLLYKAWHKYQLPVNYERQRLRNERVPDIFTQAIASLAGLGTSEMRYRLPIPDEALLGMAGHLGQGRCSAAALTSMIKHFFGLDVAIEQFQGQWDELPKDILCRLPCDEAPSGVNNCLGVNTILGTHCFQAQNKFRIVIEPMAYEQFMTIAPGTQKLESLKAFIKLSAGIELDFELSVSLPAQQVSPVQLNKKSDHEPLLGWNTHMASEQESAELIQITLSAENMSPDEALPAA; this is translated from the coding sequence ATGGCCACCTCGCGCCGGCGAAAAAGCTTTACTGTAATAGAGCGGCTGCGTCGAGAGCCCTATCATTTCGAATTCTATCAGGCGGTGCGTATCCTGGAGCGTGCTGTGTCTTTGGCGGATGGCGGATTTTGCGATGAACCTATTGCCAGTGCGGCTCCACCGGCGAAGGAAATGGTTCGCTTCAGCGCCCAGACCGGTTTATCTTTTATTGGCTCAGACGTTTTACGTCTGGAAAAAAAGACCAGTAATAATGTAGAAATACAAGATAAAGAAGTTAGTCAATGGCATATGGAGGTTGGCTTTACTGGTCTTATAGGGAGTCAGGGTGTAATGCCCTACTACCTGACGGAAATAGTTCAAAAAGAGCTCAGAGAAAATAATACCGCTCTGCGGGATTTTCTCGATATGTTTAATCACCGTCATACTTCTCTACTTTATAAAGCATGGCATAAATACCAATTGCCTGTGAACTATGAACGCCAGCGTTTACGCAATGAAAGGGTTCCAGATATTTTTACACAGGCGATTGCCTCTTTGGCGGGCCTGGGTACTAGCGAGATGCGCTATCGATTGCCAATTCCCGATGAAGCTCTTTTGGGCATGGCAGGCCATTTGGGGCAAGGACGTTGCTCTGCAGCTGCGCTGACCAGCATGATTAAGCATTTCTTTGGTTTGGATGTCGCTATAGAGCAATTTCAGGGGCAGTGGGATGAATTACCGAAAGACATTCTCTGTCGCCTGCCTTGTGATGAAGCTCCCAGTGGAGTAAATAACTGTCTAGGGGTAAACACAATTCTGGGTACGCACTGTTTCCAAGCTCAAAATAAATTTCGAATAGTCATCGAACCAATGGCTTATGAACAATTTATGACTATTGCCCCGGGAACTCAGAAACTGGAATCCCTTAAAGCCTTTATCAAACTAAGTGCTGGGATTGAGTTGGACTTCGAGCTATCAGTATCTTTACCTGCGCAACAAGTTTCGCCTGTTCAGTTAAACAAAAAATCTGATCATGAACCTCTTTTAGGGTGGAATACACATATGGCCAGTGAACAGGAATCAGCAGAACTCATACAGATTACCTTAAGTGCTGAAAATATGTCGCCTGATGAAGCCTTGCCAGCAGCATAA
- the tssH gene encoding type VI secretion system ATPase TssH, giving the protein MRDSLEGAAGLCLSQNQYNVELEHWLLKLLDQSDTDLYHLLEKHDCNPANFAKQLASSIAGFRSGSSRPPALSPTIVEAAKNAWMLASIDYGHRAISSGHFLAALLLEETSRRQIQESCPELKNIAPESIRETARAMFGQSGESSHIGTVSATDDGAAAVAAAASKAPALDKYTVNLTERAKKGEIDPVLGRDEEIRQCIDILTRRRQNNPILTGEAGVGKTAVVEGFALRIASGDVPEPLRGVAVRTLDLGLLQAGASVKGEFENRLKSVIQEVKSSPTPIILFIDEAHTMIGAGGKEGQGDAANLLKPALARGELRTLAATTWAEYKKYFERDPALTRRFQVVKVEEPSEANAIDMMRGIATTLEAHHKVRILDEAVIASVKLSHRYIPGRQLPDKSVSLLDTACARVALSQSATPGAIEDAQINIERTNTTLAKLERENAAMGEHEEQLTELKEFKLTEEQRLSSLKQQLVQENELIEQIQKIRDQIDSEFMKGKSENLEPNSALLADYQQQLKSLSAELEVIQGDTPLMQPSVDEQAIAAVVANWTGIPVGKMVSDEIVAVKTLAGRLNKRVIGQPHAIEAVAQAIRTSRAGLTDPRKPVGVFMFCGTSGVGKTETALALADELFGGEQNITTINMAEFKEEHKVSMLLGSPPGYVGYGEGGVLTEAARRKPYSVILLDEMEKAHPGVQDIFYNLFDKGTIKDGEGRDIDFKNTVIIMTSNAGEDAIRAIFSQVEEKPEPDVLLDNIRPQLLQKFKPAFLGRANVVAYYPLDDENLVEICKINMRKIEKRVREHYGASFSYDEDVLINIVARCHEADTGARNIEVILNKTLLPELASECLDKMAKGEEVKAIKVSATEEGDFAYKVE; this is encoded by the coding sequence ATGCGTGATTCTCTTGAAGGCGCAGCCGGCCTTTGTTTATCTCAAAATCAATACAATGTTGAACTTGAGCACTGGCTGCTTAAATTATTAGATCAATCAGATACAGACCTTTATCACCTACTGGAAAAACATGACTGTAATCCGGCAAATTTTGCTAAACAGCTTGCCTCCTCTATAGCTGGATTCCGCTCGGGAAGTAGCCGACCTCCTGCACTATCTCCGACAATTGTCGAAGCGGCAAAGAATGCCTGGATGCTGGCGTCTATCGACTATGGGCACCGTGCAATCAGTTCTGGACACTTCCTCGCAGCTCTGCTGTTGGAAGAGACTTCACGTCGACAAATTCAAGAATCTTGTCCAGAGCTTAAAAATATAGCGCCTGAGTCTATTCGTGAAACTGCCCGGGCGATGTTTGGGCAAAGTGGTGAGTCGAGTCATATTGGTACTGTCAGCGCAACTGATGATGGCGCTGCTGCCGTAGCGGCCGCCGCTAGTAAAGCGCCAGCTCTCGATAAGTATACCGTCAACCTGACTGAAAGAGCGAAGAAGGGGGAGATTGACCCAGTTCTAGGCAGAGATGAAGAGATTCGGCAGTGTATTGATATCCTCACTCGTCGTCGACAAAACAACCCGATTCTCACTGGTGAGGCAGGTGTTGGTAAAACAGCCGTAGTTGAAGGCTTTGCTTTACGAATTGCCAGTGGAGATGTACCTGAGCCTCTACGTGGTGTAGCAGTTCGGACGCTGGACCTGGGCTTACTTCAGGCCGGTGCTAGCGTAAAGGGCGAGTTTGAGAATCGTCTTAAATCTGTGATTCAAGAGGTCAAATCCTCCCCAACGCCTATTATTTTGTTTATTGATGAAGCTCACACCATGATTGGTGCAGGAGGTAAGGAAGGGCAGGGGGATGCGGCCAACCTGCTTAAACCCGCTTTAGCGCGAGGTGAGCTGAGAACATTGGCAGCCACGACCTGGGCTGAATATAAGAAATACTTTGAGCGGGACCCTGCTCTGACTCGGCGTTTTCAGGTTGTAAAAGTTGAAGAGCCCAGTGAAGCAAATGCCATTGATATGATGCGTGGAATTGCCACTACTCTTGAAGCACACCATAAAGTACGCATACTTGACGAGGCAGTTATTGCTTCGGTTAAGTTATCCCACCGCTATATTCCTGGGCGTCAACTACCTGATAAATCTGTAAGCTTGCTGGACACCGCCTGTGCCCGCGTGGCCCTGAGCCAATCAGCTACTCCTGGCGCTATTGAAGATGCTCAAATTAATATTGAGCGGACTAACACAACGCTTGCTAAGTTGGAACGTGAAAATGCAGCGATGGGTGAGCACGAAGAACAGCTGACAGAACTGAAAGAATTCAAGCTGACTGAAGAGCAGAGATTATCCTCATTAAAACAACAGCTTGTTCAAGAAAATGAGCTGATTGAACAGATACAAAAAATTCGAGATCAAATTGACTCCGAATTTATGAAAGGAAAGAGTGAAAATCTGGAGCCCAATTCAGCGCTTTTAGCTGACTATCAGCAACAATTGAAAAGCCTGTCTGCAGAGCTTGAGGTAATACAAGGTGATACACCTTTGATGCAGCCATCTGTTGATGAGCAGGCTATCGCTGCGGTGGTTGCCAACTGGACAGGTATTCCTGTTGGGAAAATGGTCAGTGATGAAATCGTAGCTGTGAAAACTCTGGCTGGGCGCCTGAACAAGCGTGTGATTGGTCAACCCCATGCAATCGAGGCTGTTGCTCAGGCAATTCGTACTTCACGGGCAGGATTGACTGATCCACGCAAGCCAGTTGGTGTATTTATGTTTTGCGGCACTAGTGGCGTAGGTAAAACTGAGACTGCATTGGCTTTAGCCGATGAGTTGTTTGGTGGTGAGCAAAACATCACTACGATAAACATGGCCGAATTTAAAGAGGAACACAAAGTATCTATGCTGCTAGGGTCTCCTCCCGGATATGTAGGGTATGGGGAAGGAGGAGTTCTAACCGAAGCTGCTAGGCGTAAACCTTACTCCGTAATCCTACTGGATGAGATGGAGAAGGCCCATCCCGGCGTACAGGATATTTTCTACAACCTGTTCGATAAAGGTACCATCAAAGATGGTGAAGGGCGTGATATCGACTTTAAGAATACCGTTATCATTATGACCTCTAATGCTGGTGAGGATGCCATTAGAGCTATATTCAGCCAGGTAGAGGAAAAGCCAGAACCAGATGTACTACTAGATAATATACGCCCCCAATTACTACAGAAGTTCAAACCAGCATTTCTTGGCCGTGCTAATGTGGTTGCCTACTATCCGTTGGATGATGAGAATCTGGTTGAAATTTGTAAAATCAATATGCGTAAGATTGAGAAGCGTGTTCGTGAACACTATGGCGCTTCTTTCTCATATGATGAGGATGTACTTATCAATATTGTGGCGCGTTGCCATGAAGCAGATACTGGAGCCCGCAACATTGAGGTAATTCTAAATAAAACTTTATTACCAGAATTGGCCAGTGAATGTTTGGATAAAATGGCGAAAGGTGAAGAGGTTAAGGCAATTAAAGTGTCTGCGACTGAAGAGGGTGATTTCGCCTATAAAGTAGAATAA
- a CDS encoding M91 family zinc metallopeptidase, whose product MGLCIDSTNVAFINQVRNALTVLLGQANALAYSAEKYHFGARTVTRITRGVGMTNALLQLPQSATLVSRIIASPHDTRITESAGLAAVPDKWLKDRVWSNFKYYVPLVKHDQGFMGKVMSTGASACVHWNNTVQTTTNLNQNGTVTDGGACPIFITLAHELGHADRINRGVYLSGATEITCLVDERQNMLHNVQVTQPSRFFRARVNTGGASIRIPDLNRTVNNPNNVITTRTQGWIWVTTERILLEELANVGGLSDDNNVLPNDPLTISENTIRVEHGIARRRKYGSIGQVN is encoded by the coding sequence ATGGGACTCTGTATTGATTCAACCAATGTTGCATTTATTAATCAAGTTAGAAACGCTTTAACTGTTCTTCTTGGGCAAGCCAATGCCCTAGCATATTCTGCAGAAAAATATCACTTCGGTGCTCGTACGGTTACTCGAATTACACGGGGTGTTGGTATGACCAATGCACTCTTACAGCTACCTCAAAGTGCAACCCTTGTTTCTCGGATTATTGCCAGCCCACATGATACAAGAATAACTGAAAGTGCGGGATTAGCGGCAGTTCCAGATAAGTGGTTAAAAGATAGGGTATGGAGTAACTTTAAGTATTACGTCCCACTGGTTAAACACGATCAAGGTTTCATGGGAAAAGTAATGAGCACAGGAGCCAGTGCATGTGTCCACTGGAATAACACAGTTCAGACTACCACAAACCTCAATCAAAATGGCACTGTGACTGATGGCGGTGCTTGCCCTATTTTTATCACGTTGGCACATGAGCTCGGCCACGCTGATCGAATAAATCGTGGAGTTTATTTAAGTGGCGCAACTGAAATTACTTGCTTAGTAGATGAGCGTCAAAACATGCTACATAATGTTCAAGTAACCCAACCATCACGATTCTTTAGGGCTCGCGTAAATACTGGCGGGGCAAGCATTAGAATTCCAGATCTCAATAGAACCGTCAACAACCCAAATAATGTTATTACTACGAGAACCCAAGGCTGGATTTGGGTAACAACTGAAAGAATTCTACTTGAAGAGCTAGCTAATGTAGGGGGCCTAAGCGATGACAACAATGTTCTACCTAATGACCCACTGACAATTTCAGAAAATACTATTCGTGTTGAACATGGTATAGCTAGACGAAGAAAATATGGCAGCATTGGACAGGTGAATTAA
- a CDS encoding PAAR domain-containing protein, with product MGKPASRITDMHVCPMVTGTVPHVGGPILSPGAPTVIIGGMPSATVGSTCTCVGPPDTVAMGSTTVMLQKKPAARMGDTTGHGGKIVIGCPTVLIGG from the coding sequence ATGGGCAAGCCAGCTTCACGTATCACCGATATGCATGTGTGCCCCATGGTTACTGGTACCGTACCTCATGTAGGCGGCCCTATTCTCAGCCCAGGTGCTCCAACAGTAATCATCGGCGGCATGCCATCCGCAACTGTTGGCAGCACTTGTACTTGTGTGGGACCACCAGATACTGTTGCTATGGGTAGCACTACCGTAATGCTACAAAAAAAACCAGCTGCCCGTATGGGGGATACAACTGGACATGGAGGGAAGATTGTTATTGGGTGTCCAACAGTATTAATTGGTGGTTAA
- a CDS encoding DUF6931 family protein, giving the protein MTDLIKVQALTAAELLENFEVSEEAEEHLVPDTAPEVSINQLIEAGLYPDAIKLLAHGLPKREAVWWACLAARDIQSPETDEDNVSALIAAETWAKKPNEESRLKCKTLGDKTKHKTPASWAATAASWCHGSLAAEGEPVVEPPEHLYAHAVAGSITLAAVLSDPVDPAKRFDRYMKQGLDLARGGNGRVKD; this is encoded by the coding sequence ATGACTGACCTGATCAAAGTACAAGCGTTAACTGCAGCTGAGCTCCTTGAGAACTTTGAGGTTAGTGAGGAGGCGGAAGAGCATCTGGTGCCAGATACCGCACCTGAAGTTAGCATTAACCAACTGATAGAAGCTGGCCTCTATCCGGATGCAATAAAACTACTAGCCCACGGACTGCCAAAACGAGAAGCGGTATGGTGGGCCTGCCTTGCGGCACGCGATATACAAAGTCCTGAGACTGACGAAGACAACGTTAGTGCACTGATCGCAGCAGAAACCTGGGCTAAAAAACCCAATGAGGAGTCGCGATTAAAGTGTAAAACACTGGGTGATAAAACCAAACACAAGACGCCCGCAAGCTGGGCAGCAACCGCTGCCAGCTGGTGTCACGGCAGCCTCGCAGCCGAAGGCGAGCCTGTGGTTGAACCGCCAGAACACCTCTATGCGCACGCAGTGGCTGGCAGTATTACATTAGCAGCAGTCTTATCTGACCCAGTAGACCCCGCCAAACGCTTTGATCGCTATATGAAACAGGGTCTGGATCTGGCCCGTGGCGGCAATGGAAGAGTGAAGGATTAA